In a single window of the Oryctolagus cuniculus chromosome 9, mOryCun1.1, whole genome shotgun sequence genome:
- the NCAPD2 gene encoding condensin complex subunit 1 — MSPQLFEFHLPLSPEELLKSGGVNQYVVQEVLSVRHLPLQLRAFQAAFRAQGPLAILQHFDTIYSILHHFRSIDAGLKEDTLEFLMKVVSRHSQELPAILDDATLSISDRNAHLNALKMNCYVLIRLLESFETMASQTNHMDLDLGGKGKKARTKATHGFDWEEERQPILQLLTQLLQLDIRHLWNHSIIEEEFVSLVTGCCYRLLENPTINHQKNRPTREAITHLLGVALTRYNHMLSATVKIIQMLQHFEHLAPVLVAAVSLWATDYGMKSIVGEIVREIGQKCPQELSRDPSGAKGFAAFLTELAERVPAILMSSMCILLDHLDGENYVMRNAVLAAMAEMVLQVLNGDQLEEAARETRDQFLDTLQAHGHDVNSFVRSRVLQLFTRIVQQKALPLTRFQAVVALAVGRLADKSVLVCKNAIQLLASFLANNPFSCKLSDTDLAGPLQKETQKLQEMRAQRQAAAASAELDPAEEWEAMLPELKSTLQQLLQPPQEEEEIPEQIASTETAEDVERRIRQLLAKASYKQAIILTREATGHFPESKPFSHVDPEDSEETRFLNVLATIFKGPAVATQKNPQAENTGPEQPVSTDKTSASELEEARGSDDLVKQEMLVQYLQDAYNFSRKITEAIGIISKMMYENTTTVVQEVIEFFVMVFQFGVPQALFGVRRMLPLIWSKEPGVREAVLNAYRQLYLNTKGDSARAKAQALIQNLSLLLVDASVGTMQCLEEILREFVQKDELKPAVIQLLWERATEKVPCSSLERCCSVMLLGMLARGKPEIVGSNLDTLVSLGLEEKAPQDYRLAQQVCHAIANISDRRKPSLGKRQPPFRLPQEHRLFERLQDLVTKGFVHPDPLWIPFKEVAVALIYQLAEGPEVICARILQGCAKQALEKLEEKSPSQEGQKEAVPMLPTFLLMNLLSLAGDVALQQLVHLEQAVSGELCRRRVLREEQEHKTKEPKEKNTGSETAMEEELGLAGATADDTEAELVRSICEMELLDGKQVLAAFVPLLLKVCNNPGLYSNPDLAAAASLALGKFCMISATFCDTQLRLLFTMLEKSSLPTVRSNLMVATGDLAIRFPNLVDPWTPHLYARLRDPAPQVRKTAGLVMTHLILKDMVKVKGQVSEMAVLLIDPEPQIAALAKNFFNELSHKGNAVYNLLPDIISRLSDPEAGVEEEPFRTIMKQLLSYITKDKQTESLVEKLCQRFRTARTERQHRDLAYCVAQLPLTERGLRKMLDSFDCFGDKLSDESVFSAFLSVVGKLRRGAKPESKAMIDEFEQKLRACHTRGLDGVEELEMGQGGSQRAPSAKKPAPAPRHQAASDSDFATPMARRPTRRQPHTQQRAFKKKPKIVFSSDESSEDELSAEMTEEETPKKTTPLRRASTRRRRS; from the exons ATGTCTCCCCAGCTGTTTGAGTTCCATCTGCCCTTATCCCCAGAGGAGCTGTTGAAAAGTGGAGGGGTGAATCAGTATGTTGTGCAAGAGGTACTGTCCGTCAGACACCTTCCGCTGCAGCTCAGAG CATTTCAGGCTGCCTTCCGAGCTCAGGGGCCCCTGGCTATCCTGCAGCACTTTGATACCATCTACAGCATTTTACA TCACTTTCGAAGTATAGACGCTGGCCTCAAGGAAGATACTCTGGAATTCCTGATGAAAG TGGTGTCGCGCCACTCCCAGGAGCTTCCAGCCATCTTGGATGATGCAACCTTGAGTATATCAGATAGAAATGCCCATCTAAATGCGCTGAAGATGAACTGCTATGTTCTCATACGCCTCCTGGAATCTTTCGAGACCATGGCCAGCCAGACAAACCACATGGACCTGGACCTTGGTGGGAAG GGTAAGAAAGCCCGGACCAAGGCAACGCATGGTTTTGattgggaggaagagagacaaccAATTCTTCAGCTTTTAACGCAGCTACTCCAATTAGATATTCGTCACCTGTGGAACCACTCAATCATTGAAGAGGAGTTTGTCAG TTTGGTTACTGGCTGTTGCTATCGCCTTCTGGAGAACCCCACCATCAATCACCAGAAGAACCGGCCCACACGGGAAGCCATAACACACCTGCTTGGTGTGGCCCTGACACGTTATAACCACATGCTCA GTGCCACTGTGAAGATCATTCAGATGCTGCAGCACTTTGAACACCTGGCACCTGTGCTGGTGGCGGCTGTGAGTCTATGGGCGACAGATTATGGAATGAAGAGCATAGTGGGAGAGATTGTAAG AGAGATTGGACAGAAATGTCCCCAGGAGCTGAGCCGGGATCCTTCAGGGGCAAAGGGCTTTGCAGCCTTCCTGACAGAACTTGCAGAACGTGTCCCAGCTATCCTGATGTCCAGCATGTGCATTCTGCTCGATCATCTGGACGGAGAG AATTACGTGATGCGCAATGCTGTGCTAGCAGCCATGGCAGAGATGGTACTGCAGGTCCTGAATGGCGATCAGCTGGAGGAAGCAGCCCGAGAAACCAGAGACCAGTTCTTGGATACCTTGCAAGCCCACGGCCATGACGTCAACTCCTTTGTGCGGAGCCGGGTTTTGCAGTTGTTCACCCGTATCGTTCAGCAGAAG GCTCTGCCCCTGACCCGGTTCCAGGCTGTGGTGGCCTTAGCAGTGGGACGTCTGGCAGACAAGTCAGTGCTGGTGTGCAAAAATGCCATCCAGCTGCTGGCCAGTTTTCTGGCCAATAATCCCTTTTCCTGCAAG CTTAGTGATACTGACCTTGCTGGACCACTGCAGAAGGAGACCCAGAAATTACAAGAGATGAGAGCCCAGAGGCAAGCTGCAGCTGCCT CTGCAGAACTCGACCCCGCGGAGGAGTGGGAAGCCATGCTGCCGGAGCTGAAGTCCACGCTGCAGCAGCTTCTGCAGCCtccccaggaggaagaggagattCCTGAGCAAATCGCTAGTACTGAGACTGCTGAAGACGTGGAGAGACGCATCCGTCAGCTGCTTGCCAAAGCCAGCTACAA ACAGGCCATCATTCTCACCCGCGAAGCCACAGGCCACTTCCCCGAGTCCAAGCCCTTCAGTCATGTAGACCCAGAGGATTCGGAGGAGACCAGGTTCCTGAATGTCTTAGCGACCATCTTCAAAG GCCCAGCAGTTGCCACGCAGAAGAATCCCCAGGCAGAGAACACAGGCCCGGAGCAGCCTGTCAGTACGGACAAGACCAGCGCGTCAGAGCTGGAGGAGGCCCGGGGCAGCGATGACCTGGTGAAGCAGGAGATGCTGGTGCAGTACCTGCAGGATGCCTACAACTTCTCTCGCAAAATTACAGAGGCCATCGGCATCATTAGCAAGATGATGTATGAAAACACAACCACAG TGGTACAGGAGGTGATTGAATTTTTTGTGATGGTGTTCCAATTTGGGGTACCCCAGGCCCTGTTTGGGGTGCGCCGCATGCTGCCTCTCATCTGGTCTAAGGAGCCTGGTGTCCGGGAAGCTGTGCTTAACGCCTACCGCCAGCTCTACCTCAACACCAAAGGGGACTCGGCCAG AGCCAAGGCCCAGGCTTTGATTCAGAACCTCTCCTTGCTGCTAGTGGATGCCTCAGTTGGGACCATGCAGTGTCTCGAGGAAATC cttCGTGAGTTCGTGCAGAAGGACGAGCTGAAGCCAGCGGTGATCCAGCTGCTATGGGAGCGGGCCACCGAGAAGGTCCCCTGCTCGTCCCTGGAGCGCTGCTGCTCTGTCATGCTGCTCGGCATGCTGGCACG AGGAAAGCCAGAAATTGTGGGAAGCAATTTGGACACGCTGGTGAGCCTCGGGCTGGAGGAGAAGGCCCCGCAGGACTACAGGCTGGCCCAGCAGGTGTGCCATGCCATTGCCAACATCTCTGACAGGAGGAAG CCTTCTCTGGGCAAGCGTCAGCCTCCCTTCCGGCTGCCTCAGGAACACAGGTTATTTGAGCGACTGCAGGACTTGGTCACGAAAG GCTTTGTGCACCCAGACCCACTCTGGATCCCATTCAAAGAGGTGGCCGTGGCCCTCATTTACCAACTGGCTGAGGGCCCCGAGGTGATCTGTGCCCGGATCTTGCAGGGCTGTGCGAAGCAGGCCCTGGAGAAGCTGGAGGAGAAGAGCCCATCCCAGGAGGGCCAGA AGGAGGCCGTCCCAATGCTCCCCACTTTCCTGTTGATGAATCTGCTGTCCCTGGCGGGGGACGTGGCTCTGCAGCAGCTGGTGCACTTGGAACAGGCAGTGAGCGGAGAGCTCTGTCGGCGGCGAGTTCTCCGGGAAGAACAGGAGCACAAGACCAAGGAGCCAAAGGAGAAG AACACGGGCTCTGAGACCGCcatggaggaggagctgggactggccGGGGCTACCGCCGACGACACGGAGGCAGAGCTCGTCCGCAGCATCTGCGAGATGGAACTCTTGGACG GCAAACAAGTGCTGGCTGCCTTCGTCCCGCTGCTGCTCAAAGTCTGCAACAACCCTGGCCTCTACAGCAACCCAGACCTCGCTGCGGCTGCTTCGCTCGCTCTCGGCAAGTTCTGCATGATCAG TGCCACTTTCTGTGACACCCAGCTGCGTCTTCTGTTCACCATGCTGGAGAAGTCCTCCCTCCCCACGGTGCGGTCTAATCTCATGGTTGCTACCGGGGACCTGGCCATCCGCTTCCCCAACCTGGTGGACCCCTGGACCCCGCACCTCTATGCTCG TCTCCGGGACCCAGCTCCCCAAGTGCGCAAGACAGCAGGGCTGGTGATGACCCACCTGATCCTAAAGGACATGGTGAAGGTGAAGGGGCAGGTGAGCGAGATGGCTGTGCTGCTCATCGACCCCGAGCCTCAGATCGCCGCCCTGGCCAAGAACTTCTTCAATGAGCTTTCACATAAG GGCAACGCTGTCTACAACCTGCTCCCGGACATCATCAGCCGCCTGTCAGACCCCgaggctggggtggaggaggagcctTTCCGCACCATCATGAA GCAGCTGCTCTCCTACATCACCAAGGACAAGCAGACCGAGAGCTTGGTGGAGAAGCTGTGCCAGCGCTTCCGCACCGCCCG AACCGAGCGGCAGCACCGGGACCTGGCCTACTGCGTGGCACAGCTGCCCCTCACGGAGCGAGGCCTCCGCAAGATGCTGGACAGCTTTGACTGCTTTGGAGACAAACTGTCAGATGAGTCGGTCTTCAGCGCCTTCTTGTCGGTCGTGGGCAAGCTGCGGCGCGGGGCCAAGCCCGAGAGCAAG GCCATGATAGATGAATTTGAGCAGAAGCTTCGGGCCTGTCACACCAGAGGCTTGGATGGAGTAGAGGAGCTTGAGATGGGCCAAGGGGGTAGCCAGAGAGCCCCGTCAGCCAAGAAGCCGGCCCCAG CCCCCAGGCACCAGGCAGCCTCAGACAGTGACTTCGCCACGCCCATGGCCCGCCGGCCCACCCGTCGCCAGCCACACACCCAGCAGCGAGCTTTCAAAAAGAAACCCAAAATCGTCTTCTCCAGCGACGAGTCCAGCGAGGACG AGCTGTCAGCAGAGATGACGGAAGAAGAGACACCCAAGAAGACAACCCCCCTCCGCCGAGCCAGCACCCGCAGGCGCAGGTCCTAG
- the MRPL51 gene encoding large ribosomal subunit protein mL51 encodes MAGALSWRTLWGWVPLACRSFSLGVPELSRVRLTLPPPKIVDRWNEKRAMFGVYDNIGILGNFEKHPKELIRGPRWLRGWKGNELQRCIRKKRMVGNRMFIDDLHNLNKRIRYLYKHFNRHGKYR; translated from the exons ATGGCAGGGGCCCTCTCTTGGAGGACGCTGTGGGGCTGGGTGCCCCTGGCCTGTAGAAGCTTCTCTCTGG GTGTGCCTGAATTGTCCCGTGTGAGGCTCACGCTCCCGCCCCCGAAAATAGTGGATCGTTGGAACGAGAAGAGGGCCATGTTCGGAGTGTATGACAACATCGGGATCCTCG GAAACTTTGAAAAGCACCCAAAAGAACTGATCAGGGGCCCCAGATGGCTTCGAGGCTGGAAGGGAAATGAATTGCAGCGTTGTATCCGAAAGAAAAGAATGGTTGGAAATCGAATGTTCATTGATGACTTGCACAATCTTAACAAACGCATCCGTTATCTCTACAAACACTTTAACCGACATGGGAAGTACCGGTAG